From the Winogradskyella forsetii genome, the window CTATATGATAAACTTTACATGAATCTAAATCGGTATTACTTTGGGAAAAATCTACATTTCCAAATTTTATCAAATTGGAAATCGTTAAACTGTCTAACTGATTATGATTAATAAATTCTGAAGCGTTCGTTGAATAATGCAAGGGTTTAGAGCTAATGTTTTTAACTGTTCTTGCATTGGGGCTGTAATCACAAGAGGCATCTTTCCCGTTAAGAAAAAACATGAGAAGGATTAAGCCAATTGCAAAGCCACCAAGATAGTAGCCTAAACGATGTATAAATTTCATAGTTAGAAAATCAATAAATTGGCATCGCTAAATTCTAAGCCAAACCATTCTGCAACAGATTTGTTAGTTAAAATGCCGTGGTAAAAATACAACCCATTTTTTAAACCACGATCAAATCGAAGTGCATTTTCTATGCCACCATGGTCTCCAATTTCCAAGAGGTATGGCGTGCAAAAATTGCTGATGGAAACCGAAGCGGTTCTTGAGTAGCGTGCAGGAATATTGGGAACACAGTAGTGCGTTACTCCATTATATTCAAAGGTAGGTTTGTCGTGTGTGGTAACTTCGCTGGTTTCAAAGCAGCCTCCCATATCAATACTCACATCTATAATTACCGAACCAGATTTCATATGGCTCATCATACTTTCGGTAACTACAATTGGCGCACGATTAGTTCCTCTTACGGCTCCTATTGCTACATCGCAGCGCTTTAGAGCTTTTAAAAGATTTTTGGGTTGCATTGTGGAAGTATAAATCGTACGCCCCAAATTATTTTGAAGTCGACGCAACTTTGTAATGGAACTATCAAATACTTTAACGTTGGCGCCTAAACCAATAGCAGACCTAGCGGCAAATTCGCCAACAGTACCAGCACCCAAAATTACAACTTCTGTAGGAGGCACACCATTAATATTGCCTAGCATTAAACCATTACCGCCATTAACGTTGGAAAGCAATTCTGAAGCAATTAATATGGAAGCTGTACCTGCAATTTCACTTAAAGAACTCACCGCAGGATATGCGCCATCGTCATCCTTTATATACTCAAAGGCTAAAGCGGTAATTCGCTTTTTGGCCAAAGCTTCAAAATAGGATTTATTTTGGGTTTTTATTTGAAGCGCAGAAATTAAAAGTGTTTGTGGGTTAATTAGTTTTATTTCATCTAAAGATGGTGGTTCTACTTTCAGAACAATAGGGCAGGAGTACACTTTTGCCTTATCCTTGGTGACTTCCGCACCAGCTTCACTATAATTTTTATCTTTGAAATTGGCGCCCTCACCAGCACCAGACTCAAATAAAACGCGGTGACCATTTGCCGTTAAAGCCGAAACCGCATCTGGTGTCAGGCAAATACGACGTTCTTGAAAATGGGCTTCTTTGGGAATCCCAATAAAGAGTTCTCCTTTCTGTTTAAGAATCTCTAAGGTTTCTTCTTGGGGTAATAATTGGGCTTTGGTAAATGGCGACAGCGATATGCTCATTGAAGTGGTTGACTTTGGTTTACCATTGCAATATAGCAAATTAGGCTATATAATTGGTATCATTAATCGAACTTCAAAGTATAAATAAATATTTAAGATTGATTGATAACTCTAAAAATACTGCTTAACCTTGCTCCAAAGACCTTTAGGCTTAATCATAAATTCTTCTTCCATTTCCTCTAATGTTTTATCCGCATTGTTAATTTGGTTAAACATTTTTGCTCTGATTAAATAGATTGAAGGAACTACTAAAACTAAAACGGGTAGTAATACTAGTATCTGGTTTTCATCAATATTTGTTTTTTCGACATTATACATTTGAATAATTTGATACGCATACATTATAATAGGAACTAGTAATGCATGATACCACCAATGTCTATTAGTAAAAAACCAAATTAAAATAAGTGCGAGGGGTACAATTTTTCCTGTGAAAACCCACATAGCATATTGTGCATCTTCCCAAAAATTACTGTCATACGTAAATAAAAAAGTGTTCCAAACTTTAC encodes:
- a CDS encoding alanine dehydrogenase, with product MSISLSPFTKAQLLPQEETLEILKQKGELFIGIPKEAHFQERRICLTPDAVSALTANGHRVLFESGAGEGANFKDKNYSEAGAEVTKDKAKVYSCPIVLKVEPPSLDEIKLINPQTLLISALQIKTQNKSYFEALAKKRITALAFEYIKDDDGAYPAVSSLSEIAGTASILIASELLSNVNGGNGLMLGNINGVPPTEVVILGAGTVGEFAARSAIGLGANVKVFDSSITKLRRLQNNLGRTIYTSTMQPKNLLKALKRCDVAIGAVRGTNRAPIVVTESMMSHMKSGSVIIDVSIDMGGCFETSEVTTHDKPTFEYNGVTHYCVPNIPARYSRTASVSISNFCTPYLLEIGDHGGIENALRFDRGLKNGLYFYHGILTNKSVAEWFGLEFSDANLLIF